A section of the Aminiphilus circumscriptus DSM 16581 genome encodes:
- a CDS encoding hydantoinase B/oxoprolinase family protein encodes MANAILLEVMNNAFRSIAEQMSAAMIRSSYSTIVKEMRDCSSSIFDRDGRLLAEGANIPIHLNCLGPALNTVLTKFFPKETLSPGDLIVTNHPYAGGASLGSHHTKDLIMVAPIFFKGLELVGFSVTMLHHRDIGGTWTGDSWTVEIWQEGLLLEPVKLFEKGKRNEAVWNIILNNTRVPRDMKGDLLAQVSGCQMGIQGFNDLVEKYGLLVVQETVEELLDYSERLTRKAIEGIPDGVYTHEELLLDDGYKGGPYRLKVAARVEGSNITLDFTGTDPQVRGPINSPLSATISAAYYTMRGLTDPSIPTNQGCQRPIRVVAPEGTLVNCTMPNGCFQRMVTAHVLVDLIIGALGNAIPRKVMADSCGCLYDFCSAVNMETHPRGGEVGHRQYWGEIVPGGLGARPGKDGISVMSCHVTNCPVPPVEAQEIEAPVLFLERSLLPDSGGAGQYRGGLAQRRRWKVLGHEAQFFHTSQKSKVPPQGMAGGMPGKPGKWIVNEGTEKEHVLEYAMGDVTFLDYGDTVTCVTPGGGGYGDPLDRDLAALRKDLKGGYLSSEEAREQYGVVFGPKGDLDEEATEKRRRILRKQRRRDTAVEGSAGVVPVR; translated from the coding sequence GTGGCCAACGCGATTCTTCTGGAAGTGATGAACAACGCATTTCGCTCCATCGCAGAACAGATGTCCGCCGCCATGATCCGGAGCAGCTATTCCACGATCGTGAAGGAAATGCGGGACTGTTCGTCCTCAATCTTCGACAGGGATGGCCGATTGCTTGCGGAGGGGGCGAATATCCCGATTCACCTGAATTGCCTCGGCCCTGCCCTGAACACGGTGCTGACGAAGTTCTTTCCGAAGGAGACGCTCAGTCCCGGTGACCTGATCGTCACCAATCATCCCTACGCGGGCGGTGCCTCCCTGGGAAGTCACCATACCAAGGATCTCATCATGGTGGCGCCCATTTTCTTCAAGGGACTCGAACTCGTCGGCTTTTCCGTCACCATGCTGCATCATCGGGACATTGGTGGCACCTGGACCGGGGACTCCTGGACCGTTGAGATCTGGCAGGAAGGGCTCCTCCTCGAACCGGTGAAGCTCTTCGAAAAGGGGAAAAGAAACGAGGCGGTGTGGAACATCATCCTCAACAACACGCGAGTTCCCCGGGATATGAAGGGAGATCTTCTCGCCCAGGTCTCGGGATGCCAGATGGGCATCCAGGGTTTCAACGATCTTGTGGAGAAGTATGGCCTTCTGGTGGTGCAGGAGACGGTCGAGGAGCTGCTGGACTATTCGGAGCGGCTGACGAGAAAGGCGATCGAAGGGATTCCCGACGGGGTCTACACCCACGAAGAGCTGCTCCTCGACGACGGCTACAAGGGCGGTCCCTATCGACTGAAGGTCGCGGCCCGTGTCGAAGGGAGCAACATTACCCTGGACTTCACAGGGACGGATCCCCAGGTCAGGGGGCCCATCAATTCGCCTCTTTCCGCCACCATTTCCGCTGCCTACTACACCATGCGAGGACTGACGGACCCGTCGATCCCGACGAATCAGGGATGTCAGCGTCCGATTCGGGTCGTCGCGCCTGAGGGGACGCTGGTGAACTGCACCATGCCCAACGGCTGCTTTCAGCGGATGGTAACGGCTCACGTGCTGGTGGATCTCATCATTGGTGCCCTTGGCAACGCGATTCCCCGGAAGGTCATGGCCGACTCCTGCGGTTGTCTCTACGATTTTTGCTCCGCCGTCAACATGGAGACTCACCCCAGGGGTGGGGAGGTAGGGCATCGCCAGTACTGGGGCGAGATCGTTCCCGGCGGACTGGGGGCACGGCCGGGAAAAGACGGCATCTCCGTCATGTCCTGCCACGTGACGAACTGCCCTGTTCCTCCCGTGGAAGCCCAGGAGATCGAAGCTCCGGTGCTTTTTCTGGAACGTTCCCTCCTGCCCGATTCAGGAGGAGCGGGGCAGTATCGGGGTGGCCTGGCTCAACGAAGGCGATGGAAGGTGCTTGGTCACGAGGCACAATTCTTTCACACCTCCCAGAAGTCCAAAGTCCCTCCCCAGGGCATGGCGGGGGGAATGCCCGGCAAACCCGGAAAATGGATCGTCAACGAGGGCACGGAGAAGGAGCACGTCCTTGAGTATGCCATGGGTGACGTGACCTTTCTGGACTACGGGGATACCGTGACCTGCGTCACCCCGGGCGGCGGCGGATACGGCGATCCCCTGGATCGGGATCTTGCGGCTCTGCGGAAAGACTTGAAGGGTGGTTACCTCTCTTCCGAAGAGGCGAGGGAACAGTACGGAGTCGTTTTCGGACCGAAGGGCGATCTGGACGAGGAAGCCACGGAGAAACGGCGGCGGATCCTGCGGAAGCAACGGAGGAGAGACACGGCGGTGGAAGGCTCTGCGGGTGTGGTTCCGGTCCGGTAG